Genomic window (Cellulosilyticum lentocellum DSM 5427):
ATACCAGTAATACAATAGGCAGAATCACTATGTAACTTGATAGGAATGGTCTTATTTTTAATTGCTTTTAAAGCCTCAATAATAGCAGTCATCTCCATCTGGTTATTAGTTGCGCCATACATTGCGCCTTTATTTTCTTTGTAATGTTCTCCATAACTTAAAGTATATGCCCAAGCTGAAACACAGTCTTCTTTTCCATTACCTCTTGCTCCACCATCTGTATATACCATTATTTCGTTTGCCATTTTACTCTCCTTACTTTCATTACCGTTACTATTTCAAACTAACGCCTATTTACTACTTAGTATAACCATTCATTACTTATTCTAGGCTTCTTTATTTTTTAATAAGTCTCTTGATTTTGTGATAAATCACTGTTCCTCTATCTTGACCTAGTACTTTTACTATCTTACGATGGAGTTCTTGTTTATTTTTTGCTTGCTTAAAGTACTGAACAATTCGTTTTACTTGATCTTCTTGTAATTCCTTATCTATCAATTGTCTAAGTTGCTTCTCAACTTCTATATTGGGCTGATTTCCCTTGACTACCTTCTCATTATAAGAAAATGCGTTTTCTTTAACAACGATAGAATTTTTAGACTCACTTGTTTTTTGAACATTTTGCGCTTCTGAAACTACTGGTTTTTTCCTATTAATATGATATGTACTCTTCATACCATTTCTCTTATTTTGGTTATTAAACTTTTTATTAAATGCTACCTCTGTTTCCTTAGTTTCTCTATTAGTTGGTTCTGGAACAAGTTTACTTTCTTGTGCACTAATAGCTTCTACTATTTTATTTTCCTTTTCTTCCTGCTCCTCGTGGATAGCTTCTATTTTATTAACTGATTTAGCAGCTTTTATAGCACCTATATGTTCAATGCTAATTTGCTGTTTTGTTTCTCCTAAAGTTTGTTTCCAAAAATCACTTAAATATTCATATCCCTTATCTTTGCTTACAATATAATAATTGGTATCTTCCTTTTGTCCGATTAAATAGCCTAAATAAGTAGAAAGCTGATAATCTAAGGCATTCTTTCCTCCCACTAACACTTCTTTATATTCAAAGCTTGCTAAGCTTTTACTCATCTCCACATGTATTGGCATCGAAATTTTATTAGCTTTTGTGCTATAAAAAAGAATGACTTTGTCTTCCTCGCTTAATTTACTTACTCCACTTAACCCTTCTGATGTTACATTCTCGAAATCTACTAAATAAATACTCATGTTTAGTCTCCTTATTTTCTCTTTCCTTTTCTTATTTCTTATTAAAATATAAGCACATCCCTGCGCCTGCTTCGTTATTTGGCCTTACTCGTAATCCACATTTCTCATAAAACTTTTCTTTCCCTTTGGCAGCCATTAAATTTACCATAACCATTAACTCATCCTTGCCTAAATGAGTTTCTATAAAAGTAAGTGCATCTTCTACCAACATTTTGCCTATACCTTGCCCTTGATAATCAGGGTTAACTATAACATCTGCAATGAGGGCAATATAGCCACCATCACTAATAACTCTAGTAAGACCTATAGTCCGTTCATCCTTTATAGCTGCTACTAAGTAGTATGTATTTTCAATCCCTCTTTGTGCTTGTTCATTCTCTAACGTCTCCCAACCTACCCCACTTCTTAGGTCATTATAGTCTTCTACGGATATAGTATGTACTAATTTAATGTTCATATAAACACTCCTTCACAATTAAGACTACTCTACTTTATATCATATCATACTAGTACAAGATTTACATACTATAGCCCCACATTTTATATCATTAAAAGGACATAATAAAAGCTCAATATATCTAGCCATTTTCAGCTAAGTATATTGAGCTTTTAAAGATTCAAATCTTCCCCGTATTAGATTTGATTAAAGGCTTGCTCTAAGTCAGCAATTAAGTCTTCTACATCCTCTATTCCAATAGATAAACGAACTAGATCTCTAGTAGCACCAGCTGCTTTTAATTCTTCATCATTTAATTGACTATGAGTTGTACTTGCAGGGTGAATAACAAGTGATTTAGCATCTGCTACATTAGCTAGTAGTGAAAAGATTTCTAGACTTTCAGTGAACTTTCTAGCTGCATCTTCTCCTGCTTTTACACCAAAGGTAAAGATAGCGCCTGCTCCTTTAGGGAAATATTTTTGTGCTAAATCGTAATACTTATTTCCTTCTAATGAAGGATAGTTAACCCAAGCTACTTTTGGATGGTTAGATAAGTATTCTGCAATCTTCTTAGCATTCTCAACATGTCTTTCCACTCGTAAAGAAAGTGTTTCAAGTCCTTGAATAAATAAGAAGGAGTTAAATGGGCTAAGAGCAGCACCTGTATCACGAAGTAAGTTAACTCTGGCTCTTAGTATGAATGCAAGTTCTCCAAAAGCTTCTGCTGGGACGATGTTGTTGTAGCTAGGATCTGGAGATGTAAAATCTTTAAATCTACCACTTCCTGCCCAGTCAAAGTTACCTGCATCTACGATAACACCACCTATGCTAGTACCGTGTCCACCTATATATTTAGTAGCTGAATGTACAACGATGTCTGCTCCAAACTCAATAGGTCTAAAGAGGTAAGGTGTTCCAAAAGTATTATCTACGATTAGTGGCAACTTATATCGGTGTGCTAGATTAGCTACTGCTTCAACATCAATAATATTAGTTCCTGGGTTACCAATACTTTCAATATAAATAGCTTTTGTATTTTCATTTATTTTTTCTTCAAAAGCTGCAAGACTATCTGGGTCTACAAAATGAGTTTTGATACCATATTTAGTAAGTGTATGAGCAAATAGGTTATGAGTTCCACCATATAAAGTACTAGCTGAAACAATCTCATCACCACTGCCTGCAATATTTAAAATAGCATAAGTAATAGCTGCTGAACCTGATGCCACTGCTAAAGCTGCCTTTCCACCTTCAAGTAGTGCTATGCGCTTTTCAAATACATCTGTTGTTGGATTCATTAATCTTGTATAAATATTTCCTGATTGTCTTAATGCAAACAAGTCTGCACCATGCTCTGCGTTGTCGAATACATAAGAAGTTGTTTGATAAATAGGTACTGCTCTTGATTTTGTTACTGGATCTACTTCTTGACCACCGTGTACTTGTAATGTGTTGAATTTGTAATTTGCCATATGAAAGGCCCCCTTTAATGAATTATTTTAAATCGCCCCAATATTTATTATTTTTCTCGATTTATTGAATTCATTGTAAACATATAAGATTACTAAGTCAATGAATTTGAGTAATGTTATCTATTCGCTTTTTCTATAGCTAGTTATCTACTCCAGTTTTGTACTTCTATAAGATTTCCTTCAGGGTCGCTGATATAAACGGCTGTTAGTACTCCTAGGGTCTCGTATTCCTTGATAATCACCTCTCCATATTGCTTACCACCATGAGCTAAAACCTTCTTAAGTACTTCCTCAACATTATCTACATGAAAAGCTAAATGTCCAAATCCTTGTTTACTGATATGCCTTTCTTGATGTTCACCTTCTGGCTCATAAGAGAAAATCTCCAAGGTTGGTCCTGCTTCATACCCTGGCAAACTCAAATGCATACCCCTCACCTTTACATTTTCAACTCCTGTCATTTGCTCAATCCATGCTCCAGATAAATCTCTTTCAGGGCCATATGGCTTACATTCGAAAACCTCAATATAAAATCTAGCTACAGCTTCCCAATCCCTTGCAATAATGTTGGTATGTACGTATTTAATCCCCATTCTATATCTCCTTTTAGTTTTTAATTTCTAATTTAAGTTGTATCATACTCCTATATACAAATAAGTACAAATATAAATAAATTGATTATCTCCCTTCGTAATACCTTATATAAAAATAACAGACTCAAATTATCTTTGAGCCTGTTATTTTTATTTTACCTTTTATTTAATTTTATAACTGTTAATATTGATAAAATAGGTGCTGCTATCATTCCTAGTATCATACCTATAACCCATGATCCACTATTTATTTTATTACTAAATACCGTGATTAATAGCACTACCAAATTTACACTCATATAATATCCCACGCAAAATAAAACAAACAAAATTAAGTTCTTAATTACATTTATTAACACACCTATTCTTCTGCCCCCACTCATATTTGCTCCCCTTTTTATGAATTTCCATTACGCCAATATAGTTATGCCCTTTAATAGTTTGTTTTTAGTGGGTGATGTGTCATCTTGATGGTAATTTAATGTTTCTTGATAAATACAACCTTTAAATAATCCCCCTCCTTAAACGTTTCTATCGTCTTAAAGTCTTTTGGCAAGGAATACTCTTCTAAAATGGTATATCTATCTCCCATTTGACTAAAGGCACTGTCTATGAAGCTTTTAAAGCGTTGCATATTGAAAGAGCTACAGTTAGTTGAAGCTACAATCACACCCTCTTTTTCAGTAATGGCAATGGCTTCTTTTAATAAATTAGTGTAATCCTTAGAAGCACTAAAGGTGAATTTTTTAGAACGAGCAAAGCTTGGTGGGTCTAGAACAACCATATCAAACTTAAGTTCTTTTTTTACTGCATATTTAAAATACTTAAATACATCTTCTACAATAATGATTTGAGTTTCTGGTTCTATATCATTCACACTAAACTGTTCTCTCGTCTTACTTAAGCTACGATTAGCTAAGTCTACACTTGTGGTCTGACTTGCGCCCCCTGCTGCTGCAAATACAGAGAAACCACCTGTATAAGAAAAGGTATTAAGCACTATTTTACCTTTAGCATAATGATCTCTAATACGTTTTCTAACCTCTCTTTGATCTAAGAAAATACCTACCATAGCCCCATCATCTAAATAAATAGCAAACTGTTGCCCACTCTCCTTAACAATTAAAGGCCAATTCGGTACTTCTCCCATAACATAATCTTGGTCTTCTATATATTTACCATCTGTGTCAAAACGTTTCTTTTGGTAAATACCTTTTACCTGAGTACTTTTTAAAAGAGCACTGATGACTTCTTCCTTGAAACTGTAGATGCCTTCACTATACCAAGTCACTAGATGATATCCAGCAAAGTAGTCAATGGTTAATCCACCTATGCCATCTCCTTCTCCATTAAACATACGAAAAGCATTGGTTTCAGTACTTTCATATAAATCTTTACGGTAAGCAATGGCTGTCTTAAATTTACTTATAAAAAACGCTTCATCTATTGCTTCATCTTCTTTATAGCTTAATACCCAACCATAGCCTTTATTTTGCTTTCCATAATAGCCTTTGGCAATAAACTTATTTTTATCGTCTAGTAAATGAATAATGACATTTTCTTTTTTTAGTACTTCAGGATTTGCTATAGCATCCTTTGCGATAAGGGGATAACCTTGCCTTAAAGCCTTTACAAATGGTGGTTTTATTTTAATTCTGATTTCTTGTCTCATGATTTTATCCTTTGTATGGTCTATTCTTTCATTAAAGTATGTTTGTTCACTGCTACTATTATAGCATATAAATAAGCTGTCACACTTATTCGTATAACAGCTTACTTATATCATTTATAGGTTTTACTGTAATGTAGCCCTACCACCTGTTACAATCACATATTGTCCTTCTTTTACTGTAAAGGTTTGTTCTGGTTCAGCTGTAATCACCTCCTCACGGTCTGCCCCTGGCGTGTTTTCATTATAGATTTCTGCATATGCAGTATCCACATCTGCTTGCAATTTATACGTACCTGCTGGCATATGGAATCCAACCTTATACATGCCATCCTTATAAATGCCATCTGCTGCTTTTAAGTCTTCAGTTAACTCAATTGGATAAATATCTCCACTCGTTGTCTGTATATATTGACCATCCTCAACCTTAAAAACAGCACATTTATTGCTACCCCAAATTCCCAAGTTCGCATCACTATCGTCTGTAAGGTCTGCTTCAATATTTACTATAACACTATTTCCTTTTGCTACATATTCGCCTGCAGGTATCTGCGTCCCTACCTTATAAGTACTTGCTGGATAGGCTCCATCTGCTGTTTTTTCCACTTCTGGCGCTTCATCAATTGGATATAACTTGCATCCTTGATAACTTATGTACTCTCCATCTTGTGTATCAAAGACAACTGAATTTTCTGTACTGCCATTAGTCACTATAATATCTTCACTAGGTCCTATCGTTACGCAATAATAGCTAGAGAAATCACCTTTATCTGAAACAGCTACATATTCCCCTAAAGGATATAATCCTCCTAAACGATAAAATATTTTTCCTTCCGCTTCAATAACATCTTTACCATCTATTTCTACTGGATTCCCTTTTAAATCATACGCTATTAACTTTTCTTCTTCATCAGTTGTAGAGTCTGTTGTTTGAGAAACTTGTGTTTCATTAGTTTCTTCTGGATAAGCTAACTCTCCACTAGCAACTCTCTTATCAATCTCTTTTTGAAGTGCTTCTTCAAAGTTGCCCTTCTTATCACTACTACATCCACCTAATATCACTATCATAGTTCCAAGGATTGCTATCATTATACTCTTTCTAGCAAGACATTTTATCTTCATCTCTTTTTACTCTCACCATTTATATTTTATTGAGCTTTAGCTTCTCCACCCATAATTGACACATATTGCCCATCTTTAACTGTAAAAGTAGTTTCTGGCTCTGCTGTTGCCACTTCATCCCCTCTTCCTATTTGATAACCATCATTAAATATTTCGGCATATGCGCTTTCTGCATCTGCTTTTAGAATATATGTTCCTGCTGGCATATGAAATCCAACCTTATACATACCATCTTTATAAATACCGTCTGTTGGTGTTAAATCGGCAGTCATTTCAAGTGGATAGAATTCTCCCCATGTACATTCCAGATATTCTCCATCTTCTACTTTGATAATGGCTGACCTTATATTTGATGCAAATCCCATACTTGAATCTTCCTCACTAAGTCCAACATACGTAGTAAGCGAAACACTATCTCCTCTTGCTACATATTCTCCAGCTGGTATTTGTACTCCTACTTTATATATCCCTTCAGGATATCCACCACTCTCTGTCTTCTTTACTTCTGGCGCCTCATCTATTGGATAAATCTTTCCATCTATAACTGTAATATATTGCCCATCTAATGTATCAAATACCTCATAGCTTTCATTTCCACCATTCGCTACTATTGTATGTTCTTCATCATCTTTAATAATTGCATAGTATGCAGACTGTCCTTCATCAGCTACTATAACATATTCTCCTGGCTGATACTTAACCCCTATCTTATCATATGTGTAATCATCTACTTGAATTGTATCAGGACCATTGCTTTCTACAAATTCTGGTATAGGTGCTTTTTGTGGTTTTTCTGATTCAGCAACCTCCATAGGCTCTTCTTCAAAAACACTTCCTATATCTGATTCTTCTATAATAGCTGCTGCTTGTTTATCAAACTCTTCCTCTGCCACTACATCGATTAATTCCCCATCTGCAATCATTCTAGCAATCTCTTTATTAATCTCCTCTTCATATGACTCTGGATTTGCTTTTCCACATGCCCCTAAACTTAATGCAATTGCTAGCATCATTGTGATGCTTAAGAAACCCTTCCAAAACCTATTTGTCCTCATTTTTCTATCCCTTTCATAAATCATATTTTTATTTTACTAATATTTCATAATTTTCTTAAAAAGTCAATCCCAAATATTATCATTATAACAATAAGTTTTTCTTGCAATATTATATATTGAATTTTATAATTATTTTATATTTTCAAAAAAGGAGCTCATATGAAGAAAAATACATTTTTTTATCAAAAAAAATTATTAAGATATGTATTCTGCTTATCTTTAGGGATATCATTAATAGGCTGTACTAGTAACACCATTATCCCTTCTACTGGTAAAGAAACAGAAAAAACTACTTCCTCTACTTCTAGTAAC
Coding sequences:
- a CDS encoding GNAT family N-acetyltransferase, with the translated sequence MNIKLVHTISVEDYNDLRSGVGWETLENEQAQRGIENTYYLVAAIKDERTIGLTRVISDGGYIALIADVIVNPDYQGQGIGKMLVEDALTFIETHLGKDELMVMVNLMAAKGKEKFYEKCGLRVRPNNEAGAGMCLYFNKK
- a CDS encoding PIN domain-containing protein, whose translation is MSIYLVDFENVTSEGLSGVSKLSEEDKVILFYSTKANKISMPIHVEMSKSLASFEYKEVLVGGKNALDYQLSTYLGYLIGQKEDTNYYIVSKDKGYEYLSDFWKQTLGETKQQISIEHIGAIKAAKSVNKIEAIHEEQEEKENKIVEAISAQESKLVPEPTNRETKETEVAFNKKFNNQNKRNGMKSTYHINRKKPVVSEAQNVQKTSESKNSIVVKENAFSYNEKVVKGNQPNIEVEKQLRQLIDKELQEDQVKRIVQYFKQAKNKQELHRKIVKVLGQDRGTVIYHKIKRLIKK
- a CDS encoding class I SAM-dependent rRNA methyltransferase produces the protein MRQEIRIKIKPPFVKALRQGYPLIAKDAIANPEVLKKENVIIHLLDDKNKFIAKGYYGKQNKGYGWVLSYKEDEAIDEAFFISKFKTAIAYRKDLYESTETNAFRMFNGEGDGIGGLTIDYFAGYHLVTWYSEGIYSFKEEVISALLKSTQVKGIYQKKRFDTDGKYIEDQDYVMGEVPNWPLIVKESGQQFAIYLDDGAMVGIFLDQREVRKRIRDHYAKGKIVLNTFSYTGGFSVFAAAGGASQTTSVDLANRSLSKTREQFSVNDIEPETQIIIVEDVFKYFKYAVKKELKFDMVVLDPPSFARSKKFTFSASKDYTNLLKEAIAITEKEGVIVASTNCSSFNMQRFKSFIDSAFSQMGDRYTILEEYSLPKDFKTIETFKEGDYLKVVFIKKH
- a CDS encoding ribonuclease H family protein, translating into MANEIMVYTDGGARGNGKEDCVSAWAYTLSYGEHYKENKGAMYGATNNQMEMTAIIEALKAIKNKTIPIKLHSDSAYCITGITSWIHNWKKKGWINSKKEPVENKELWIEMDKLVRECTSIEFVKVKGHADVQGNIRVDALVNLAMDELIAEGR
- a CDS encoding VOC family protein, coding for MGIKYVHTNIIARDWEAVARFYIEVFECKPYGPERDLSGAWIEQMTGVENVKVRGMHLSLPGYEAGPTLEIFSYEPEGEHQERHISKQGFGHLAFHVDNVEEVLKKVLAHGGKQYGEVIIKEYETLGVLTAVYISDPEGNLIEVQNWSR
- a CDS encoding O-acetylhomoserine aminocarboxypropyltransferase/cysteine synthase family protein; protein product: MANYKFNTLQVHGGQEVDPVTKSRAVPIYQTTSYVFDNAEHGADLFALRQSGNIYTRLMNPTTDVFEKRIALLEGGKAALAVASGSAAITYAILNIAGSGDEIVSASTLYGGTHNLFAHTLTKYGIKTHFVDPDSLAAFEEKINENTKAIYIESIGNPGTNIIDVEAVANLAHRYKLPLIVDNTFGTPYLFRPIEFGADIVVHSATKYIGGHGTSIGGVIVDAGNFDWAGSGRFKDFTSPDPSYNNIVPAEAFGELAFILRARVNLLRDTGAALSPFNSFLFIQGLETLSLRVERHVENAKKIAEYLSNHPKVAWVNYPSLEGNKYYDLAQKYFPKGAGAIFTFGVKAGEDAARKFTESLEIFSLLANVADAKSLVIHPASTTHSQLNDEELKAAGATRDLVRLSIGIEDVEDLIADLEQAFNQI